From Opitutaceae bacterium, the proteins below share one genomic window:
- a CDS encoding TonB-dependent receptor — translation MASASMRFLIPTIIIFQPIGIRAQESSGGNASPQVASQDSAKTSEAITSTKDEVNLVKDGSVADSLKRRPDLRFGNVTVDGEKSQVSLSSMSSAGVEAVEVLKAITPDVDADSIGGSVSVRSKPAYDQGERTLQGSVTFDYASLFDTWNPSASVTFGEVLGANRNLGYLFTVNGGDDTHGFDRLFHQWGPSPVEGGDFAFIDETYFSQLKEEVVSLELTGAVDFRLNEVFSFFVKGNYQDSTGDLFMPRYRQRFGAGNVESASADSAVVRDASVKRDIVDDEWKYHLYSVAAGGYAKTKDIDLDYRLSYETSGSDEEDFFTLDFRADGVDLSYDRNDRQFPEFAATGDQKIDDPSIFLFEDMMRQVWRQSQSDLIGTVNLKVKHGLGTAGTGFWKVGAKARSRDVDQLADSRIYDGFDGDFSLADVVAPYGDDKVFEGRYRLGPMAGPSQSRAFIDQNSDRFVYNVNRSREESDPATYNASELITAAYGMGSYETGPLRFIAGVRLEKTSIDYLGREVVFGEDGDYEGTNEQTGSSSYTNVFPGLHARYRWGDRLTVIGSYTQSIQRAPYSQIVPYRLVYREDLFVEEGNPGLDPTLYDNFDLAFDFNLPADGLLSIELYSKKLHNVVYPSTFLLVDGPYAGFERRRLENGPDGTIQGLQVTWSQGLGAVSEFLEPISFNANLILQNSEIEFDERPDEKLSITRIPGEEFSLTLVYERAWFFGQVELKHVSDMLLYVGDTAAFDHRGYPTDVVNLAMSFQLSKGIRLIAEIDNLTGEPPSYSQGGPQPYSYEGDEDRPYQHLQNTWVGRLGVRFEL, via the coding sequence ATGGCGAGCGCTTCGATGCGGTTTCTGATACCGACAATCATCATCTTCCAGCCCATCGGGATTCGGGCTCAGGAATCTTCAGGTGGGAATGCGAGCCCACAGGTCGCTTCGCAGGACTCAGCCAAGACGTCCGAGGCCATCACCAGCACCAAGGACGAGGTCAACCTGGTGAAGGATGGTTCGGTGGCCGACTCCCTGAAACGCAGGCCGGACCTGCGCTTTGGCAATGTGACGGTCGATGGTGAGAAATCCCAGGTCTCGCTCTCGTCCATGTCGTCGGCCGGAGTGGAAGCCGTTGAGGTGCTCAAGGCGATCACTCCCGATGTGGACGCGGATTCAATCGGCGGTTCGGTCAGTGTTCGGTCGAAACCCGCCTATGACCAGGGAGAGCGAACCCTGCAGGGCAGCGTGACATTCGACTACGCCTCCCTGTTTGATACCTGGAATCCGAGCGCGAGCGTGACCTTCGGTGAGGTATTGGGGGCGAACCGGAATCTCGGTTATCTCTTCACCGTCAACGGGGGCGACGATACCCACGGATTCGATCGGCTCTTCCATCAATGGGGACCGTCACCGGTTGAGGGCGGAGACTTTGCCTTCATTGATGAGACCTACTTCAGTCAGCTGAAGGAGGAGGTGGTTTCGCTGGAGCTGACAGGGGCGGTGGATTTCCGGTTGAACGAGGTCTTTTCCTTCTTCGTCAAGGGCAACTATCAGGACTCAACAGGCGACCTTTTCATGCCCCGTTACCGGCAGCGCTTCGGTGCTGGTAATGTCGAGTCTGCTTCCGCGGACAGCGCGGTGGTCCGCGATGCCTCGGTCAAGCGGGACATCGTGGATGATGAATGGAAGTACCACCTTTATTCCGTGGCGGCAGGAGGCTACGCCAAGACGAAGGACATCGACCTGGACTACAGATTGTCCTATGAGACATCGGGATCTGACGAGGAGGACTTCTTCACGCTCGACTTCCGGGCGGACGGAGTCGATCTGAGCTACGACCGGAATGACCGCCAGTTTCCCGAGTTCGCGGCGACCGGCGACCAAAAGATCGATGATCCGTCCATCTTCCTTTTTGAGGACATGATGCGCCAGGTCTGGCGCCAGTCCCAGAGCGACCTGATCGGGACGGTGAACCTGAAGGTCAAGCACGGTCTGGGCACAGCGGGGACCGGATTCTGGAAAGTCGGGGCCAAGGCCCGATCACGTGACGTCGATCAACTGGCGGACTCCCGGATCTACGATGGCTTTGACGGGGATTTTTCACTGGCGGACGTGGTGGCACCGTATGGTGACGACAAGGTATTCGAAGGCCGCTATCGACTTGGTCCGATGGCCGGCCCGAGCCAGTCGCGGGCGTTTATCGATCAGAACTCCGACCGGTTTGTCTACAATGTAAACCGATCCAGGGAGGAGTCCGATCCCGCCACCTACAATGCATCCGAACTGATCACGGCGGCATACGGGATGGGCAGTTATGAGACCGGGCCACTGCGATTTATCGCCGGCGTCCGCCTGGAGAAAACCTCCATTGACTACCTGGGCCGCGAGGTGGTCTTTGGAGAAGACGGTGATTATGAGGGGACGAATGAACAGACGGGCAGCAGCAGCTATACCAACGTCTTCCCCGGTCTCCACGCCCGGTATCGTTGGGGTGACCGGTTGACCGTCATCGGCTCCTACACCCAGTCGATTCAACGGGCCCCCTATTCGCAGATCGTCCCCTACCGACTGGTCTACCGCGAAGACCTCTTTGTCGAGGAAGGCAATCCCGGCCTGGACCCGACTCTCTACGACAATTTCGACCTCGCCTTCGATTTCAATCTGCCGGCGGATGGACTCCTCTCCATCGAACTCTACTCCAAGAAACTGCACAACGTCGTGTATCCGTCGACCTTTCTCCTGGTGGATGGCCCATACGCCGGATTCGAGCGGCGCAGGCTGGAGAACGGTCCCGATGGAACCATCCAGGGACTCCAGGTCACCTGGTCGCAGGGGCTGGGCGCAGTGTCGGAGTTCCTCGAGCCGATTTCATTCAACGCGAACCTGATTCTGCAGAATTCGGAGATCGAATTCGACGAACGTCCCGACGAAAAGCTTTCCATCACACGAATACCCGGGGAAGAATTCTCGCTGACCCTCGTCTATGAACGCGCATGGTTCTTTGGCCAGGTCGAGCTCAAGCATGTCAGCGACATGCTGCTATATGTCGGGGATACCGCAGCATTCGACCACCGCGGCTACCCGACCGATGTGGTGAATCTGGCAATGAGCTTCCAACTGTCAAAGGGCATCCGCCTGATCGCCGAAATCGACAATCTGACGGGCGAGCCTCCGTCCTATTCACAAGGCGGTCCGCAACCCTACAGTTATGAGGGCGATGAGGACCGGCCTTATCAGCATCTTCAGAACACCTGGGTAGGTCGCCTCGGGGTTCGATTCGAACTCTGA
- a CDS encoding ABC transporter permease: MTDARAPDETVLITPEGIDLGVLTQWQLIRLRFARHRLALVSLIALCIIYALALFADFMAPVGQNERNMNFIFAPPQLPHFNFEDGLHTYAISNHISPTNLKNFYVEHSDLKVPLGFFVRSEPYRLLGLVPFEHRFFGVDYERLAESDHGPSPAEATFFLFGSDRYGHDIWSRIIHGARISLSIGLAGISVTFLVGVIIGGISGYVGGSIDNLIQRTIEIINAFPQLPLWIAIAAILPKDWSPLQVYFAITVVLSALNWTWLARVVRGKILSLREEDYAVAARLLGAGHARVIFRHLVPGFTSHIIVTLTLSVPGMILGETALSFLGLGLRAPVVSWGVMLQDCFNLEVVANYPWLLMPVVFIVMTVLAFNFLGDGLRDAADPYS, from the coding sequence ATGACCGATGCACGGGCACCTGACGAAACAGTCCTGATCACACCCGAAGGAATCGACCTCGGGGTCCTGACCCAATGGCAGCTGATCCGGCTGCGGTTCGCGCGACACCGACTCGCCCTCGTTTCACTCATCGCCCTGTGCATCATCTATGCCCTGGCGCTCTTCGCCGACTTCATGGCGCCGGTCGGCCAGAACGAGCGAAACATGAACTTCATCTTCGCTCCTCCCCAATTGCCTCATTTCAACTTTGAAGACGGCCTGCACACCTACGCGATTTCCAATCACATCAGTCCAACCAACCTGAAGAACTTCTATGTCGAGCACTCCGACCTGAAAGTTCCGCTCGGATTCTTCGTCCGTTCCGAACCCTATCGCCTGCTCGGTCTCGTGCCGTTCGAGCACAGGTTTTTCGGCGTGGACTACGAACGCCTGGCCGAGTCCGACCATGGTCCCTCTCCGGCGGAGGCAACTTTCTTCCTCTTCGGATCGGATCGCTACGGTCATGACATCTGGAGCCGGATCATCCACGGAGCCCGCATCAGTCTTTCCATCGGCCTGGCCGGAATCTCCGTCACCTTCCTGGTCGGCGTGATTATCGGCGGGATTTCCGGTTACGTGGGCGGATCCATCGACAACCTCATCCAAAGGACGATCGAGATCATCAACGCCTTCCCCCAATTGCCGCTCTGGATTGCCATCGCGGCCATCCTGCCGAAGGACTGGTCGCCCTTGCAGGTTTATTTCGCGATCACCGTTGTACTCAGTGCCCTCAACTGGACCTGGCTGGCCCGGGTGGTCAGGGGAAAGATTCTTTCCCTGCGTGAAGAGGATTATGCGGTGGCCGCCCGGCTTCTCGGGGCGGGGCACGCCCGCGTCATTTTCCGGCATCTCGTGCCCGGTTTCACCAGTCATATCATCGTGACCCTTACCCTCAGCGTACCGGGCATGATACTCGGCGAAACCGCCCTGAGCTTCCTTGGACTCGGCTTGCGGGCCCCGGTGGTCAGTTGGGGCGTCATGCTTCAGGACTGCTTCAACCTCGAAGTGGTCGCCAACTATCCCTGGCTGCTCATGCCGGTGGTTTTCATCGTGATGACCGTCCTCGCCTTCAATTTCCTCGGCGACGGTCTTCGGGATGCGGCTGATCCCTATTCCTAG
- a CDS encoding ABC transporter substrate-binding protein codes for MPHRFRFPALCLAVLSGFAAFMLFWGWVMKPELPTEMPYFDPDEVAMMEEARAVAIDIDNPPVVTVEVDYSLGPEADWWPRGEPPLLAPLVEEGKLDPVIDRIGPEPIVMEGAEGAGRYGGTMNVLTNSTNGLRLMEFYYSGGGLVRWSPLGYPIVPHLAKSWEMSEDGKTYTFELRPGIRWSDGEPFTSADILYWWEEEQTDTELTPAPLDAMMVRGKLGTVEALGPYTVRFTFPHPNGIFLERLASWAGQGMVNAPAHYLRKYHPRLGNPEDRRQMRSALRVSTDNAVYTRIKEFNNPEHPRLWPWVYRTFKPNPPHGWVRNPYYPAVDAEGRQLPYIDRVMVEVKTDEMIQVAATNGELDFQPSGVGMGQYTLLVDNQEAKGFRVLHWYESARSPFVIQPNLLRRIDPEDPSTVWKREYLNKKEFRQALSLAIDRRPIIRYEYSNVPIPAQIGPGPESGDYFLPGLREAFIEYDPERAAHLLDSIGLDQRDAEGMRTFPDGTKAQFFLYAQNASQNASALYHSITEFWRDIGLRITFLNRSDRLFGTETAAESHDIGVWFGNGEFMPILEPRFFVPLNIFCLYARSYATWYLRGGLYDNPLADIPGAVEPPEDHPLRRAMELYEGVKEALTQEERAEIMLQILEIARENTWTIAVSATPPRIMTATNDLHNVPEMAVVTWDVLSPQNIGMETLYFQSRSDSEGAMEQMRREVLTVTPRPNQITEGSEIQSDNGGIPFLKFLLLGILVTFLILVAVRHPYIGRRIAIMVPTMIVISIIVFTVIQVPPGDFATTKILELEQTGASTDLQEIERLKRDFHLNDPQFVQYLRWTGLLWFTTFSGEDLGLLQGYMGRSMFNGDPVNSIVGDRLTLTIVISLFTILFTWCIALPIGIFSAVRQYSILDYVVSFIGFIGMSVPGFLLALLLMYWSSEFLGLNVSGLFSPQFASQPEWDWPKIKDLLLHIWLPVVVIGIAGTAGMIRVMRGNLLDELRKPYVTTARAKGVRPMKLLVKYPVRLALNPFISGIGGLFPALVSGEAIVAMVLSLPTVGPLLLESLFAEDIYLAGSMLMMLSLLGVMGTLVSDLLLLALDPRIRMEGGSR; via the coding sequence GTGCCCCATCGCTTTCGATTTCCCGCCCTCTGCCTCGCGGTCCTATCCGGATTCGCGGCCTTCATGCTTTTCTGGGGCTGGGTGATGAAGCCGGAACTGCCGACGGAAATGCCGTATTTCGATCCGGATGAAGTCGCCATGATGGAAGAGGCGCGCGCGGTTGCCATCGATATTGATAACCCGCCGGTCGTTACGGTGGAAGTCGACTACTCCCTCGGACCCGAAGCGGACTGGTGGCCAAGAGGTGAGCCGCCGCTGCTGGCTCCGCTGGTGGAGGAAGGGAAACTCGATCCGGTGATTGATCGAATCGGTCCCGAGCCGATCGTGATGGAGGGGGCGGAGGGCGCGGGGCGCTACGGCGGTACCATGAACGTCCTGACCAACAGCACCAACGGACTTCGCCTGATGGAGTTCTATTATTCGGGGGGGGGGCTCGTCCGGTGGTCGCCTCTCGGTTATCCGATTGTCCCGCATCTGGCCAAGAGTTGGGAAATGTCCGAGGACGGGAAGACCTACACTTTTGAACTGCGGCCCGGCATCCGGTGGTCGGACGGCGAGCCGTTCACATCGGCGGACATCCTCTACTGGTGGGAAGAAGAACAGACGGACACCGAGCTGACTCCCGCCCCGCTTGATGCCATGATGGTCAGGGGGAAACTCGGAACGGTCGAGGCGCTCGGCCCCTATACGGTCCGCTTCACTTTTCCCCACCCGAACGGGATTTTTCTCGAGAGACTGGCCTCCTGGGCCGGACAGGGCATGGTCAATGCCCCGGCCCACTACCTGCGCAAGTACCATCCCCGTCTGGGTAACCCGGAAGACCGTCGCCAGATGCGTTCAGCCCTCCGGGTCAGCACGGACAACGCGGTCTACACACGGATCAAGGAATTCAACAACCCCGAGCACCCCCGCCTCTGGCCCTGGGTTTACCGGACCTTCAAACCGAACCCGCCGCATGGCTGGGTGCGCAATCCCTATTACCCTGCAGTCGATGCCGAAGGCCGTCAGCTCCCTTATATTGACCGGGTCATGGTCGAGGTGAAGACCGATGAAATGATCCAGGTGGCGGCGACCAACGGTGAACTCGACTTTCAACCCAGCGGAGTCGGCATGGGGCAATACACCCTTCTGGTCGACAACCAGGAGGCGAAGGGTTTCCGGGTCCTCCACTGGTACGAGAGCGCAAGATCCCCGTTCGTCATTCAGCCCAACCTGTTGCGCCGCATCGACCCGGAGGATCCGTCCACCGTCTGGAAACGTGAATACCTGAACAAGAAGGAATTTCGACAGGCGCTCTCGCTGGCCATCGACCGGCGACCGATCATCCGATATGAATACAGCAACGTGCCGATCCCGGCCCAGATCGGGCCCGGTCCGGAGTCGGGCGACTATTTTCTTCCCGGCCTGCGGGAAGCATTTATCGAATACGACCCGGAACGGGCGGCCCATTTGCTCGACTCAATCGGCCTTGACCAAAGGGACGCGGAAGGCATGCGCACATTTCCGGACGGCACCAAGGCGCAGTTCTTCCTCTATGCCCAGAACGCCAGCCAGAATGCCTCCGCCCTCTACCATTCGATCACGGAATTCTGGCGGGATATCGGGCTGCGCATCACCTTCCTGAACCGCTCCGACCGCCTGTTTGGGACCGAAACGGCCGCCGAGAGCCACGATATCGGGGTCTGGTTTGGCAACGGGGAGTTCATGCCGATTCTGGAACCACGCTTCTTCGTTCCCCTGAACATCTTCTGCCTTTATGCCCGCTCCTATGCGACCTGGTACCTGCGGGGCGGTCTCTACGACAACCCTCTGGCCGACATCCCGGGCGCCGTGGAACCGCCCGAAGATCATCCGCTGCGCCGGGCAATGGAGCTCTATGAAGGCGTCAAGGAGGCCCTCACGCAAGAGGAACGCGCCGAGATCATGTTGCAGATCCTCGAGATCGCCAGGGAAAACACCTGGACCATCGCTGTTTCGGCAACACCGCCCCGCATCATGACCGCGACCAACGACCTTCACAATGTGCCGGAGATGGCGGTGGTCACCTGGGACGTCCTCAGTCCGCAAAACATCGGCATGGAAACACTCTACTTCCAGAGCCGGAGTGACTCCGAAGGCGCCATGGAACAGATGCGTCGCGAGGTGCTGACGGTGACCCCGCGGCCGAACCAGATTACGGAGGGTTCGGAGATTCAGAGTGACAACGGCGGCATTCCCTTCCTCAAGTTCCTTCTCCTGGGCATCCTGGTCACCTTTCTGATCCTCGTGGCGGTCAGGCATCCTTATATTGGTCGAAGGATTGCCATCATGGTTCCGACCATGATCGTCATCTCCATCATCGTCTTCACGGTGATCCAGGTCCCTCCCGGAGATTTCGCCACGACGAAGATCCTTGAACTGGAGCAGACCGGCGCCTCGACCGACCTGCAGGAAATTGAACGACTGAAGCGCGATTTTCACCTGAACGACCCGCAATTCGTCCAGTATCTCCGGTGGACCGGCCTGCTCTGGTTCACCACGTTTTCAGGCGAGGACCTCGGTCTGCTTCAGGGGTATATGGGCCGCTCCATGTTCAACGGCGATCCGGTCAACTCCATCGTTGGCGACCGGCTCACCCTGACCATCGTCATCTCGCTTTTCACCATACTCTTCACCTGGTGCATAGCCCTGCCCATCGGCATTTTCTCAGCCGTCCGGCAGTATTCCATACTCGACTATGTCGTTTCATTCATCGGCTTCATCGGGATGTCCGTTCCAGGGTTCCTCCTCGCGCTTCTGCTCATGTACTGGAGCAGCGAGTTCCTCGGACTGAATGTCTCCGGGCTCTTTTCACCACAGTTCGCTTCCCAACCGGAATGGGACTGGCCGAAGATTAAGGACTTGCTGCTGCACATCTGGCTTCCCGTCGTGGTCATCGGCATTGCCGGCACCGCTGGAATGATTCGGGTCATGCGCGGCAACCTCCTGGACGAGTTGAGGAAACCGTACGTCACCACCGCCCGCGCCAAGGGCGTCCGGCCGATGAAACTGCTGGTCAAATACCCCGTCCGCCTGGCCCTCAATCCGTTTATCTCCGGGATTGGTGGCCTCTTCCCCGCTCTCGTGTCCGGCGAAGCGATCGTCGCCATGGTCCTCAGCCTGCCCACAGTCGGACCCTTGCTCCTCGAGTCACTTTTTGCCGAGGACATCTACCTGGCCGGCTCCATGCTCATGATGCTCAGCCTGCTCGGCGTAATGGGTACGCTGGTCAGCGATCTTCTTCTGCTGGCCCTGGATCCCCGGATTCGAATGGAAGGAGGCAGCCGATGA